The Arachis hypogaea cultivar Tifrunner chromosome 14, arahy.Tifrunner.gnm2.J5K5, whole genome shotgun sequence genome has a segment encoding these proteins:
- the LOC112740570 gene encoding probable calcium-binding protein CML23, which yields MFETFKTFFTFLERKTKFLGLNQPKSMDMIDCCYTRKPNNNGFSSSSSSKVSLPSSFVDMGISNQLKHVFKLIDTNGDGKISTTELSEFLSSCIGYKKSIAAKETESMFSVLDSNGDGFVDLDEFMVVMNENDKKDNNNNNNDDEEENDYLMDAFLVFDTDKNGLISAKELNRVLMSLGFDQCSEKECKNMIKGVDKNGDGFVDFEEFKSMMKSRHAN from the coding sequence ATGTTTGAAACTTTTAAAACTTTCTTCACTTTTCTTGAAAGAAAGACCAAATTCCTTGGCCTCAATCAGCCAAAGAGCATGGATATGATTGATTGCTGCTACACCAGAAAACCAAACAACAATGggttctcatcatcatcatcatccaaggTATCATTACCCTCTTCTTTTGTTGATATGGGAATCTCTAACCAATTGAAGCATGTTTTCAAGCTCATTGACACCAATGGTGATGGCAAGATATCAACCACCGAACTCAGTGAGTTTCTCTCATCATGCATTGGATACAAGAAATCCATAGCTGCAAAAGAAACTGAGAGCATGTTTAGTGTGTTGGATTCAAATGGAGATGGGTTCGTTGACTTGGATGAATTCATGGTTGTTATGAATGAAAATGACAaaaaggataataataataataataatgatgatgaagaagaaaatgaTTATTTAATGGATGCTTTTCTTGTGTTTGACACTGATAAGAATGGTTTAATCTCAGCTAAGGAGCTAAATAGGGTTTTGATGAGTTTAGGGTTTGATCAGTGCAGTGAGAAAGAGTGCAAGAACATGATCAAAGGGGTTGATAAGAATGGAGATGGGTTTGTAGACTTTGAAGAATTCAAGTCCATGATGAAATCAAGACATGCCAATTAA